From one Aquila chrysaetos chrysaetos chromosome 7, bAquChr1.4, whole genome shotgun sequence genomic stretch:
- the LOC115343793 gene encoding lymphotactin-like → MTIYKLCERGLTTATFFSALTKKPPAMKLHVAAILIIFWLGVFSAHTAKGSIGSQPMRKISCVNLSTEQLNIRKLVSYEKQQVPVEAIMFITTKGIKICVSPKQKWVQTAMKKIDQKRTTKGR, encoded by the exons ATGACAATATATAAACTCTGTGAAAGAGGGCTGACAACAGCcactttcttctctgccttgACAAAGAAGCCACCAGCAATGAAACTCCACGTTGCAGCTATCCTCATCATCTTCTGGCTTGGCGTCTTCTCTGCGCACACAGCGAAAG GGAGCATTGGAAGTCAGCCCATGCGAAAAATCAGTTGTGTAAACCTGTCTACAGAGCAACTGAACATCCGAAAGCTTGTCAGCTATGAAAAGCAACAAGTTCCAGTAGAAGCCATCAT GTTTATCACCACAAAAGGTATCAAGATCTGCGTAAGCCCCAAGCAGAAATGGGTGCAGACTGCTATGAAGAAGATAGACCAAAAACGTACCACCAAAGGCAGATAA